A portion of the Cryptomeria japonica chromosome 5, Sugi_1.0, whole genome shotgun sequence genome contains these proteins:
- the LOC131040739 gene encoding catalase-3 produces the protein MDPYKHRPSSAHNSSLWTTNRGAPVWNNNSSHTVGDRGPVLLEDYHLVEKLAQFDRERIPERVVHARGVSAKGFFEVTHDVSHLTCADFLRAPGVQTPLIVRFSTVIHERGSPETLRDPRGFAVKFYTREGNFDLVGNNIPVFFIRDGMKFPDVIHALKPNPKTHIQEPWRIMDFFSHVPESCHMFTFLFDDWGIPSDFRHIEGFGVHTFKLINRDGKETYCKFHWKPTCGLKFLLDEKAVVVGGTNHSHATKDLYDAIASGNYPEWKLYIQTMDPSDEDKFDFDPLDDTKTWPEDLFPLQPVGRMVLNKNIDNFFNENEQLAFCPGVIVPGIYYTDDKMFQTRVFSYSDTQRHRLGPNYLLLPVNAPKCSHHNNHHEGFMNFMHRDEEVNYFPSHFDRVQHSERVPLPRNPVSGAREKRIIPKENNFKQPGERYRSWPHDRQERFIQRFADALSDVRVTDEIRSVWISYWSQCDRDLGNTLAKRLAKKASM, from the exons ATGGATCCATACAAACACAGACCATCTAGTGCTCACAATTCTTCTCTCTGGACAACCAACCGGGGGGCACCTGTTTGGAATAATAATTCTTCCCATACAGTAGGAGATCGAG GACCTGTGTTATTGGAGGACTATCACTTGGTAGAGAAGCTTGCTCAATTTGACAGAGAAAGGATTCCTGAGAGAGTTGTTCATGCAAGAGGAGTATCTGCCAAGGGATTTTTCGAGGTGACACATGATGTTTCACACCTGACTTGTGCTGATTTTTTGAGGGCACCTGGGGTTCAGACACCTCTTATTGTGCGCTTCTCTACTGTCATACATGAACGTGGGAGTCCGGAGACATTGAGAGATCCAAGGGGCTTTGCAGTCAAGTTTTATACAAGAGAAGGAAACTTTGATCTTGTTGGGAACAACATCCCTGTGTTCTTTATTCGTGATGGAATGAAG TTTCCTGATGTCATTCATGCTCTCAAGCCCAACCCAAAGACTCATATTCAGGAGCCATGGCGTATCATGGATTTCTTTTCCCATGTTCCTGAAAGTTGTCACATGTTCACATTTTTGTTTGATGACTGGGGGATTCCATCAGATTTCAGGCACATTGAAGGTTTTGGAGTTCACACTTTCAAG TTGATTAATAGAGATGGGAAAGAAACATATTGCAAGTTTCATTGGAAACCTACTTGTGGACTCAAGTTTTTACTTGATGAGAAGGCTGTAGTCGTGGGAGGTACTAATCATAGTCATGCTACCAAAGATTTATACGATGCTATAGCTTCTGGAAACTATCCTGAGTGGAAGCTATATATTCAGACCATGGATCCATCTGATGaagataagtttgattttgatcctCTTGATGACACAAAAACCTGGCCAGAGGATCTGTTTCCTTTGCAG CCGGTTGGAAGGATGGTCTTGAACAAAAACATCGATAATTTCTTTAACGAGAATGAACAGTTAGCATTCTGCCCTGGAGTAATTGTACCTGGCATCTATTATACAGATGATAAAATGTTTCAGACTCGTGTTTTCTCATACTCTGACACACAGAGACACAGGCTAGGGCCCAATTACTTGCTACTCCCTGTTAATGCACCCAAGTGCTCACATCACAACAATCATCATGAGGGTTTCATGAATTTCATGCATAGAGATGAGGAG GTGAATTATTTTCCTTCACATTTTGATCGAGTTCAACACTCAGAGAGGGTACCCCTTCCACGAAATCCTGTCAGTGGTGCAAGGGAAAAG AGAATCATTCCAAAAGAGAACAACTTCAAGCAACCTGGTGAACGATATCGATCATGGCCTCATGACAG ACAAGAAAGATTTATCCAACGTTTTGCTGATGCCTTGTCTGATGTAAGGGTGACCGATGAGATCAGGAGTGTCTGGATATCTTATTGGTCTCAG TGTGACAGAGACTTAGGAAATACGTTGGCTAAACGTCTTGCGAAGAAAGCCTCTATGTGA